TGCGGACGCGGAAGTCGATCAGCTGCAGCCGCATCAGCTCGGGGTACGCGCTTGAGAGCGCCTCCCGCAGCGCGTGGTCGAGCGCGTTCACCGGGCCGTTGCCCTCGCCCGTGGCGACGACCCGGCGCCCACCAGCCACGACCTTCACCGTGGCCTCCGACGTCGCCGTCTCCTCGCCCCGCGCGTCGGTGATGACGCGCCAGCTCTCGACGTCGAAGTAGTGCGGCCGCGCACCTTCGACCTCCTCGCGCAGGATCAGCTCGAACGACGCGTCGGCGGCGTCGAAGGTGTAGCCGCGAGCCTCGAGGGCCTTCACCCGGTCGGTGACGCGCGCGAGCAGGTCGTCGCGACCCGACAGGTCGTACCCGAGCTCGCGCCCCTTGAGCTCGATCGAGGCTCGGCCGGCCATCTCGGACACGAGCGTGCGCATGTCGTTGCCGACGGCCACCGGGTCGGTGTGCTGGTAGAGGTCGGGGTCGATGCGCAGCGCGCTGGCGTGCAGGCCGGCCTTGTGCGCGAACGCACTCGCGCCGACGTAGGGCTGGCGCGAGTACGGCACCACGTTGGTGATCTCGCTGACGGCGTGGGCGATCCGGGTCGCCTCCCGCAGCCGCACCGGGTCGAGCACCTCGCGTCCTTGCTTGATGACCAGGTTGGCGACGACGGTGACCAGGTCGGCGTTGCCGGTGCGCTCGCCGTACCCGTTGAGCGTGCCCTGCACATGCGTCGCCCCGGCCTCGACGGCGGCCAGCGTGTTGGCCACCGCGCACCCGGTGTCGTTGTGGCAGTGGATGCCCAGCCGCGCGCCCGTGGTGCCGATCACCTCGTGGACGACGTCCGCGACCTGGGGCGGCAGCATCCCCCCGTTGGTGTCGCAGAGCGTCACCACCTCGGCGCCGGCTTCGGCTGCGACGCGCACGACCTCGACGGCGTACTTGGGGTCGTCGAGGAAGCCGTCGAAGAAGTGCTCGGCGTCCAGAACGACGCGCCGCCCTTCACGCACGAGCAGGTCGACGGTGTCGCGCACCATGTCGAGGTTCTCGGCAGGCGTGGTGCGCAGCGCCAGGTCGACGTGGCGCGAGTGGCTCTTGGCCACGAGCGTCACGACGGGAGCCTGAGACTCCAGCAGGGCCACGACCTGAGGATCGGCAGCGGCCGTGGTGCCCGGACGGCGGGTCGCGCCGAACGCGGCGAGCACGGCATTGCGCAGGGTCAGCTGCTGTGCGGCGAGGGCGAAGAACTCGGTGTCCTTGGGGATCGCCCCCGGCCACCCGCCCTCGATGAAGCCGACCCCCAGGTCGTCCAGGTGCTGGGCGATGGCGAGCTTGTCGTGCACGGAGAGCGCCAGGCCCTCCTGCTGGGCGCCGTCGCGCAACGTCGTGTCGTAGACGTGGAAGTCGCTGCTGTGCGTCACGGTCGTCCTGCCCTCTCGCCTCGCGTGGTGCGTGCCGGTCCATCAAGTCTGACAACGAAAAAGACCCCCCGAGCACGGGAGGTCTGGCGCGTCGTCGGACCCAGCGGTCCGTCGGCGCGCCTCACGTAATGATCCACCTGGTGTACATAGCGCGCTCACCATCGCACCGATCTCACGTAATGGCTACGCCGTCTCACGATGCGGCCATCACGAGTGCGTCGAACAGCCGCAGATCGGTGCCCACCTCCGGGTGCCACTGCACCCCGATCCGGAACCGCGCAGCCGGCATCTCGATCGCCTCCACCACCCCGTCGTCGGCCCACGCCGTGGCGGCGTAGCCGGGATGGCTGATCACGCCCTGGTGGTGGTAGGTCGGGACGTCGACCCGCTCCCCCAGCACCTCGCGCAACCGCGACCCGTCAGCGGTGCGGACGCCGTGCGAGGCGTACTCACCCGGGGCCGGGCAGTGGCCGGCGTGCCCGACGACGTCCGGCAGGTGCTGCTCCAGGGCGCCGCCGGCGGCCACGGCCATGACCTGCATGCCACGGCACACGCCGAGCAGCGGCAGGTCCGCCGCCACCGCCGCCTGCACGAGTGCGAGCTCGAGGTCGTCGCGGTCGCGACGCGGCGGCTGCAGCACCGCGTGCGGCTGCTCGCCGTACCGGACCGGGTCGACGTCGGCGCCGCCGGCCACCACCAGGGCGTCCAGCCGACCCACCAGGTCGGCGATCTCCTCCGCCGACGGGTCGCGCTCAGGAGGCAGCAGGACGACACGGGCACCGGCCGCACGCAGGGCGTCGACGTACGCCTGCGGCACCAGAGCCGCTTGCACCTCGCGCCACACCCCCCACGACGCCGGCTCGTTGTAGGTCGTGACGCCGACCAGCGGGCGCGGTCTCACAGCGGCGTGACGTACGCGCCGCTGATGCCGCCGTCCACGAGGAACTGCGACGCCGTGATGAAGCTCGAGTCGTCACTGGCGAGGAACGCCACCGCGGCGGCGATCTCGTCGGGCTCGGCGAACCGCCCGAGCGGCACGTGCACCAGCCGTCGGGCCGCGCGCTCGGGGTCGGCCGCGAAGAGCTCCTGAAGCAGCGGGGTGTTCACCGGCCCGGGGCACAGCGCGTTGACCCGCACCCCCTGGCGCGCGAACTGCACCCCGAGCTCACGCGACATGGCGAGGACTCCACCCTTGCTGGCGGTGTAGGAGATCTGGGAGGTCGCGGCGCCCATGACCGCGACGAACGACGCCGTGTTGATGATCGAGCCCTTCCCCTGCTCGAGCATGTACGGCAGCGCGGCCTTGCAGCACAGGTAGACGCTCGTGAGGTTGACCTCTTGCACCCGCCGCCAGGCCTCGATGCCCGTCTCGAGGATCGAGTCGTCGTCCGGCGGGGAGATGCCCGCGTTGTTGAAGGCGACGTCGACGCTGCCGAGCTGGTCCTTGGCGGTGCGGAACATCGCCTCGACCTGCTCGGCGTCGGTGACGTCGCAGTGGACGTACAGTCCACCGACCTCGGCGGCCACCTGCGGACCGCGCGCGTCGTCGACGTCCCCCACCACGACGCGGCCGCCCTCGCTCGCGAACCGGCGTACGGTCGCCAGCCCGATGCCGCTGCACCCGCCCGTGACGACGCACACGCGGTCGTCCAGCCGACCTGACATCGCGATCCCCTCTCAGTCGCCCGTGGCGATGTAGACGTTCTTGACCTCGGTGAACGAGTCCAGCGCGTCCGGGCCGAGCTCGCGCCCGAGCCCGGACTGCTTGAACCCGCCGAACGGCGTCGAGTAACGCACCGACGAGTGCGAGTTCACCGACAGGTTGCCGGCCTCCACCCCGCGCGAGACGCGCAGCGCGCGCCCGACGTCGCGGGTCCAGATCGAGCCCGACAGACCGTACGCCGTGTCGTTCGCCATCGCGATCGCCTCGGCCTCGTCGTCGAAGGGCAGCACCGCCACGACCGGGCCGAACACCTCCTCGCGCCAGACCGGGTCGGCCACCGAGCGCGGCCGGACGACGGTGGGCGGGTACCAGAAGCCCGCGCCCTCGGGGGCGCTGCCGCGGAACAGGACGTCGACCGGCTGCTCGGCGTCCTCGACGAAGGACCGCACCGTCCGCCGCTGGCCGTCACTGATGAGCGGTCCCATCTCGGCGTCATCGGCCCCTGGGTCACCGACCCGCACCTTCTGCACGGCCGACTCCAAGAGCTCGAGGAACCGGTCGTGCACACTGCGCTGCACCAGGATCCGGCTGCGCGCGCAGCAGTCCTGACCCGCGTTGTCGAACACCGCGTACGGCGCGGTCGCGGCGGCGCGCTCGAGGTCGCTGTCGGCGAAGACGATGTTGGCGCTCTTGCCGCCGAGCTCGAGCGTGACCCGCTTGACCTGGTCAGCGGCGCCACGCATGATCCGCTGCCCGACCGCGGTCGAGCCGGTGAAGCAGATCTTGCGCACCAGTGGGTGGGTGACGAACCGCTCCCCGACCACGGAGCCGCGGCCCGGCACCACCGAGAGCAGGTGCTCGGGCAAGCCGGCCTCGACCGCCAGCCGCCCGAGCATCATCGCGGTGAGCGGCGTGAGCTCCGCCGGCTTCAGCACCACGGCGTTGCCGGCAGCGAGGGCGGGCGCGAACCCCCACCCGGCGATCGGCATCGGGAAGTTCCACGGCACGATGACACCGACGACGCCCAGCGGTTCCTTGAACGTGACGTCGATGCCGTCGGCGACGGGGATCTGCCGACCGAACAGCCGCTCGGGCGCGGCGGAGTAGTACGCCAGCACGTCGCGGACGTTGCCGGCCTCCCAGCGCGCGTTGCCGATGGTGTGACCGGCCCCGCGCACCTCCAGACGGGCCAGATCCTCGATGTGGCTGTCGACGACGTCGGCGAACCGCCGCAGCAGACGCCCCCGGTCTGCAGGCGCGAGCCGCGCCCACTGCCGTTGCGCTGCGGCGGCGCGCTCGATCGCCCGGTCGGTCTGCTCGACATCGGCGAGCTCGACCGTGTCGACGACCTGCTCGGTCGAGGGATCGATGACGTCGTGGGTGCGGGGGTCGTCGCCGTGGCTCACGCTCACAGTCTCTCGAACCCCCTGAACCGCTCCCAGTCGGTCACCGCCGACTCGAACGCCGCCAGCTCGACGTCCGCCGCGTTGACGTAGTGGTCGACCACGGCGTCACCGAACGCCTCGCGGGCCAGTGCCGAGGCAGCGAAGAGGTCGCGCGCTGCTCGCAGGTTGCCGGGAACGCGTGGCTTGCCCGCCGTGTAGGCGTTGCCGGTGCACGGCGGTTCGAGCTCGAGCCGCTGCTCGATGCCGTGCAAACCTCCGGCCAGCATCGCGGCGAGCCCCAGGTAGGGGTTGAGGTCACCGCCCGGCAGGCGGTTCTCCAGCCGCAGTCCCGCACCGTGCCCCACGACGCGCAGCGCGCATGTCCGGTTGTCGCGCCCCCAGGCCACGGCCGTCGGGGCGAACGAGCCCTCGGCGAACCGCTTGTAGGAGTTGATGTTCGGTGCGTACAGCAGCGTCAGCTCGCTCAGCGAAGCCAGCACTCCCGCGACGAAGTGCTCGAACAGCGGCGTGGCACCGGAGCCCTCGTCGAACACGATGGCGCCATCGCTGCCCCGCAGGCTCATGTGGATGTGGCACGAGTTGCCCTCCCGCGCGTCGAACTTCGCCATGAAGGTGAGGGACTTGCCGTGCAGAGCCGCAATCTCCTTGGCGCCGTTCTTGTACACGCTGTGCTGGTCGGCCGTGCGCACCACCTCGTCGAACAGGAACGCGATCTCGTGCTGGCCGAGGTTGCACTCCCCCTTGGCCGACTCGACGGTGAGCCCGGCCGCGTCCATGCCGTTGCGGATGTCGCGGAGCAGCGGCTCGACCCGCGTGCCCCCGAGGATCGAGTAGTCGACGTTGTACCGGTTGGCCGGCGTCAGACCGCGGTAGGCGTTGTCCCAGGCGCTCTCGTAGGTGTCGTCGAAGACGATGAACTCGAGCTCGGTGCCGGCGAAGGCCGTGAAGCCCAGCTCGGCCGCACGGTCGGCCTGACGCTTGAGCACCTGTCGGGGTGACTGCTCCACCTCACCGCCGTCGATCCACCTGAGGTCGCACTGCACCATGGCCGAGCCGGGCAGCCACGGGGTCAGCCGCAGCGTCGACAGGTCGAGGACGAACTCCATGTCGCCGTACCCGGTGTTCCACGAGCTGATCGCGTACCCGTCGACGGTGTTCATGTCGACGTCGACGGCCATGAGGTAGTTGCAGCCCTCCGTGCCGTGCTCGAGCACGCGGTCGAGGAAGAACCGCGCGTGGATCCGCTTGCCCTGCAGACGTCCCTGCATGTCGGTGAAGGCCACGACCACCGTGTCGACGCTGCCGTCGTCGATCATCCGGCGCAGGTCGTCGAGGCTCAGGGGGCTCGTCATCGCGCTCCTCTCAGGCGATCAGCCCGCGCAGCAGCGCGGACGTCGCGTCGCAGTGCTCCTGCATGGACAGGCTCGCGCCGTCCGGGTCGCCGCCGAGCACGGCGTCGACCACGGCCCGGTGCTGCTCGTTCGAGTGCCCGATGTTCGGCGCGAGGACCGGGATGGCGCCGAGCATGTCGTGCAGCATCCCCTGCACCTGGGTGACGGCCGAGACCAGGAGGTCCGAGCCGGACAGGGTCGCGATGGCCAGGTGCAGCCGGGAGTCCGCCTGCCGGTGGTGAGCCACGTCCCCGGCGCGCTCGACCTCCTGGCGGCACGCGACGAGCCAGGAGCGCTGCTCGGCGCTGAGCTGCCGTGACGCCGCCAGCGCCGCCGCCCCCGGCTCGACGACCCGACGGAAGTCGAGCGCGTCGCGCATCTGCTCCGGCGTCATGGCCAGGTCCCGACCGGACGCCTCCCCCTGCGCGGGGGCACGGTAGGTGACCACCGTGCCCCCACCGCGCCCGCGCCGGGTCTGCACCATTCCGGCCTCGCGCAGGGCGGCGATCGCCTCGCGCAGCGTCGTGCGGCTGACCCCGAGGGTCTCGGCGAGCTCGCGCTCGGGGGGCAGCTGCTGACCCGCGACGAACACGCCGAGCCGCACGCTGGTGGCCAGCTGCTCCACCGTGGCCTCGAACGCGTTGCCGTCGCGCACCGGCCGCAGGACGGCCTGCGGCAGCCGGTGAGCCGACGGTTCGGCGTCCTTCGTCACGACGACCTCTGGCACGGCGTTCTCCCTGGTGCTCACGCGCCGAAGATCTCCGACGGCGCCTTGGTGTCGTGGCCGGCCGGCACGTCACGCAGGAAGTGCTTGCGTCCACCGATGAACCACGTGACCGTCGCGAAGACGATGACGAGCGCCACCGCGACCGGCGCGTAGTTGAACGATGCGTCACCCCAGGTGCCCGGCGAGTACGCCGGCAGCATGAACAGGACGACGATGAACGCCACCCACACGACCGCGATCCACCCGATGAGCGGGCTCCAGCGACCCAGGTTCCATGGGCCCGGCGCGAAGGTGGGGTTGAGCCGGCGCAGCAGCACCGGCACGACGTAGGCGATGTAGAGCCCGATGACCGCGATCGAGGTGACGGCGCCGTAGGCGACGATGCTCTTGAGCGCCGGCGACGCCAGGATCAGCGAGCAGACGACGCACAGCCAGATCGAGTTGGTCGGAGTGCCCGTGCGCGGGTTGACCTTCGACCACCACCGCGAGCCCGGCAACGCGTTGTCTCGGCTGAACGCGAACGACATGCGGGAGTTCGCGGTCACCGACGCCATGCCGCAGAAGAACTGCGCGACGGCGCAGATGAGCAGCAGGAACTCGCCCGTGGTCTGGCCGGCCGCGTCGATGAAGATCTGCGCCGGCGGCAGGCCGGTCGGGCTCTGGCGCTGAGCCGCGTAGTCCTGGATCGAGGCGGTGACCGCGATCAGGAGCACCCAGCCTGCGAGGATCGAGACCCACACGCTGCGCACGATGCCCTTAGGCGCCTCGCGGGCGGCGCTGATGGTCTCCTCCGCCACGTGCGCAGAGGCGTCGTACCCCGTGTAGGTGTACTGCGCCATGAGCAGGCCGATGAGGAACGCGTAGATGCCACTGGTCCAGCCGGTGTTGTTGCGGAACTCGGTGAACGTCCACGACAAAGACTGGTGCTGGTCAGGGACGACCGCGAGCACGACCACGATGACCAGGACCCCGACGAGGTGCCACCAGGCGCTCACGTCGGAGAGCACCTTGACCAGGTTGACCCCGAAGGTGTTGAGCAGGCCGTGCAGCAGCAGGATCACTGCGTAGGCGACGAACGTCGAGGTGGTCGTGACCTCCAGGCCGAACACCAGGTTGAGCAGTGCCATCCAGGTGATGGCCGCGCCGAAGTCGATGGCCGCGGTGACGGCCACCTCACCCAGGAAGTTGAACCAGCCGACGTACCACGCCCAGACCCGGTTGCCCCGCCGGGCGAGCCGTCCGGCCCACCAGTAGAGCCCTCCGGCCGTCGGGTACGCGGAGCACACCTCCGCCATCGCGAGCGCGACGCACAGCACGAACACGCCAACGAGCGGCCAGCCGAGCGTGATGGCCATCGGGCCACCCGCGTCCATGGCCAGGTAGTAGGTGGTGATGCACCCTGCGAGGATCGAGATGATCGAGAACGACACGGCGAAGTTGGAGAAGCCGGTCATCCCTCGATGGAGCTCCTGCTTGTAGCCCAGCGCGGCGAGGGCCCGCGCGTCGTCGTCCAGGTCGTCGTGGTCGAGCACGTTCTCTGCAGCCATGGCCCATCCTGGTGAACGGGGACCGGACCAGACATGTACCGGTCGCTAGGGCACGTGATCATGCTCCGTGCTCACCCGAACCGTCAATGGTCTGGTTCCGAGCCTTTCCACGGACGGCGGCGCGTCACGCCAAGCGGTGCAGCCAGCCGTGCGTGTCGGGCACGCGGCCGTACTGGACGTCGAGCAGCGCGCTGCGCACCGCCGCCGTCACCTCACCCGTGCCACCACCCGCGACGACAGCCTCGCCGTCCGGCCACACCAGCCGGCCCACGGGCGTCACCACGGCGGCCGTGCCGCAGGCGAAGACCTCGCGGATCGCTCCGGACGCTGCACCCTCGCGCCACTCGTCGACGTCGATCCGGCGCTCGACGACCTTGTGCCCCATGTCGTCGAGCAGCGTGATGATCGAGTCGCGCGTGACGCCCTCGAGGATCGTTCCGGTGAGCTCAGGCGTGACCACGCTGCCGTCGTCCAGGACGAAGTAGAGGTTCATGCCACCGAGCTCCTCGACCCAGCGGTGCTCGATCGCGTCGAGGAAGCACACCTGGTCGCACCCGTGCTCGGACGCCTCGACCTGCGCGGCGAGGCTGGCGGCGTAGTTGCCGCCGCACTTCGCCGCGCCAGTCCCGCCGGGCGCGGCCCGGCTGTACTCCTGCGACAGCCAGATCGACACCGGCTTCACGCCGCCCGCGAAGTACGGACCCGCCGGCGAGGCGATGACGCAGAACGTCACCTCGGACGCCGGACGCACCCCGAGGAACGCCTCGGACGCGAACATGAACGGCCGCAGGTACAGGCTCGCCTCCCCCGACCCCGGCGCCGGCACCCAGTCGACGTCGGTGGCGACCAGCGCGCGCACCGCCTCGACGAAGTCCTCCGCCGGCAGCTCGGGCAGCGCCAGGCGCCGCGCCGAGCGCTGGAACCGCGCGGCGTTCTGGTCCGGCCGGAAGGCCCAGACCGAGCCGTCGTCGTGCCGGTAGGCCTTGAGCCCCTCGAAGATCTCCTGCGCGTAGTGCAGCACTGCGGAGGACGGGTCGAGCTGCAGGGGGCCGTACGGGCGCACCTGCGCGTCGTGCCAGCCGCGGCCATCCGTCCACGTGGCCAGTGCCATGTGGTCGGTGAAGTGCTTGCCGAAGCCAGGGGCGGCCAGGACGGCGGCCCGCTCGTCGTCGGGCAGTCGGGACGAGGACGGGGTGAGCGCGAAGTCGAGCATGTTCGGACGCTACCGCACCCGGTGCGGGAGCGTCCGTGCGTGCTCAAGGACCGCGCGACGGACGCCGACAACGACAGGGTGGGACTCGCAGGGGACGTCGCGCAGGGCGACACCGACACCGCACGGCGCTGGCTGTGCCGCACCGAGATGGAGCGTGCTCGCTTCATCGACATGAACGAGCGCGTGCGTTCGGCGCGCCGGGTGCAGGGCGTGTCGATGGGTCTGGCGGTGCTCATCTCCACGCCCGTGTACGGCTGGTGGATCACCGTGCTCGTGGTCGGCGCGATCGCCCCCCTCGTGGCCCTCGAGAAGGTGCCGGAGCGCACCATCACGCTCGAGCGGGGCTCGGCCGCCAGCATGGGCACGATCATCCTGATGCTCGGTCTGGTGTCGCTCATCACCGGCGGCGTGCACAGCCCCTTCCTGCCGTTCCTGTCGGTGCCGACCCTCATGCTCGCCGCGCGGTTCCGGGTCGCGGTCGTGGCCGCCGGCCTCGCCTCCTGCGCCGTGGTGGGCGGGGTCGCGATGCTCGGCGCGCTCGCGCTGCCCCCGGCGCCTGCAGCGCCCTGGTGGGTCTCGCTGGCTGCCTACGCCGCCCTGCTCACCGGCCTGGCCGCGATCTCGATGACCCTGCTCGGCGCTGAGCTGCAGTCGCGGGGCGAGGCCGCGGTCGACCCGCTGACCGGTCTGTTCAACCGCAAGGCGCTGGCCGGCCGGTTCGCCGAGGCGGCCGCCCAGGCGGCCGTGCTCGGCGGCTGGGTGTCGGTCGTGCTCTGCGACCTCGACCACTTCAAGACGGTCAACGACCGCTTCGGCCACGACCGGGGCGACATCGTGCTACGCGAGGCGGCGTACCGGATGCGCAAGACGCTGCGCACGTTCGACCTGGTCTACCGGATCGGCGGCGAGGAGTTCCTCATCCTGCTGCCCGGACAGGACCTGCCCTCGGCGGTGGTCGTCGCCGAGCGGCTGGTCGAGGACGTCGCGGCCGCCCCCATCGACGGCCTGCCCCTCACCATGTCGGCGGGGGTGGCCGCCGGCTGCGGCAGCGACCTGCGGCTCGAGCCGCTCATGAAGCGCGCCGACGTCGCGTTGTACGCGGCGAAGGCCGGCGGTCGCAACCGCGTCTGCGTCGACGGGCGGCTAGCCGAGCCCGCCTGAGGCCGCGACGCGCACCGCGAGCGACTCGCCGATCTCGCGGGTGCTGCGTGCGGCACCGTCACGCGAGGCCAGGTCGTCGGCCACGGCCTGCTCGACGGCGCGTGCCTGGGCGGTGAACCCGAGGTGAGCGAGCAGCAGCGCGACCGACAGCACCGTGGCCGTGGGGTCGGCCAGGCCCTGTCCGGCGATGTCTGGGGCCGAGCCGTGCACCGGCTCGAACATGCTGGGAGCCGTGCGGTCGGGGTTGACGTTGCCGCTCGCCGCCAGGCCGATCCCGCCGGTGACGGCCGCCGCGAGATCGGTGACGATGTCGCCGAAGAGGTTGTCGGTGACCACCACGTCGAAGCGTGCGGGGTCGGTGACCAGGAAGATCGTCGCGGCGTCGACGTGCAGGTAGTCGGTGGACACCTCGGGGTACTCCTGCCCCACCCGCTCCACCGTGCGCCGCCACAGGTGGCCGGCGTAGGTGAGCACGTTGTGCTTGTGCACCAGCGTCAGTCGCCGCCGGGGCCGCGCCTTCGCCGCCTCGAAGGCGTACCGCACGACCCGCTCGACGCCGAAGGCGGTGTTGACGCTCACCTCCGTGGCGACCTCGTGCGGGGTGCCGACCCGCAGGGCCCCGCCGTTGCCGGTGTACGGCCCCTCGGTGCCCTCCCGGACCACCACGAAGTCGATGTCGCCCGGGGCAGCGAGCGGAGTCGCGACGCCGGGGAACAGCCGTCCTGGTCGCAGGTTGACGTACTGGTCGAGCTCGAACCGCAGTCGCAGCAGCAGGCCGCGCTCGAGCACACCGCTCGGCACGCCCGGATCACCGATCGCACCGAGCAGGATCGCGTCGTGCTCGCGGATCTCCGCGAGCACCGAGTCCGGCAGCGTCTCCCCCGTGGCGTGCCAGCGGCGCGCCCCCAGGTCGTACTCCGTGCGCTCGAAGCTGACGCCGCTCGCCGCACCGACGGCGTCGAGCACCCGCAGCCCCTCGGCCACCACCTCCGGGCCGATGCCGTCACCGGCGACGACGGCGAGCGAGACGGTGCGAGCGGCATCAGCGACGTTCGACATGACCGCCACGGTACCTACTCGTCCCAGATGGCGGGCGTGAGGTCTCGGGATGCGGTCGCCTGACGCTGCGCTCGTCGCGGGTTCGGGCACAGCACGAAGCCCCCGGTCGGGTGACCGGGGGCTTCGTGCTGCGCTACCAGGCGCGGGCGGGTTCGCTCAGCGAACCGTCACGTAGATGAGTGACGAGTAGCTGGGCGCGTACCCGGCGTTGCCGCTGTAGTACGCCCGCACCGAGTGCCTGCCCCGGCTGAGCACCGGCAGCTTCGCGGTCGCCTTGCCGCGCACGACGGTCGCAGTGGCCAGGACCCTGCTGCCGTTCTTGAAGGTCACCCGACCGGTCGCGGACGACGCCACCGTCGCCGTCACCGTCGGGCGCCCCCCGTAGCGGTAGCTGTAGTCGTTGGCCGTGAGCCGGACGCTGGTCGTGAGCGCCCGCACGTAGACCCGCACCAGGCCCGAGTAGCTGGGCATGACGCTCGACGATCCGTTGTAGTAGGCGCGCACGTAGTGCGTGCCACGGCTGAGCCCACTCGCCCGGAACACCGCCTTGCCACTGCTGACCGGCACCGTGCCGAGCCGCCTGGCCCCGATCTTGAACGTCACGGTGCCGGTGGCCGACGACGGCGAGACGGTCGCCGTGAAGACGGGGTGACCCCCGTAGCGGTAGTTGTCGTCGTTGACGGTCTGCTTCACCGACGAGGCGGTGCGCACGGCCGTGACCTGCGCCCTGGCCCCGTTGGTGTTGAGGTGGTGCAGCGTCAGCAGACCGAGCGGCTTGTCGGCCGCCATGGTGCGCAGGTCGCGGCGCACGTGGAGTGCGGCGTCCGCGAACGGCGCGTCGCTGCTGAGCACCGAGTAGCCGCCGTCACCGACGGCCGACAGCGCCGGCGAGACGACGTCGACCGACAGCGGCGCGGACGGCGCGCCGATGCGATCGGTGTCGCCGGACTCCACGGTGCCCGCCTGCACCCAGTACTTGATGCGGTGCGACGACGGGGTACCGGTGGGCGAGCCACCGGAGCGCCCACCAGGCAGGTACTTGCCGATGGCCGGGAGCGAGACCGGCAGGAAGAGCGAGTCGCTGCGGAACAGGCCGGTGTCGTACTGGCCGGGCAGCCCGTTGAGCAGCTGCAGGCCGGCACCATCCACCAGGTCGGGGCATCCGTCCGCG
This is a stretch of genomic DNA from Angustibacter sp. Root456. It encodes these proteins:
- a CDS encoding gamma-glutamyl-gamma-aminobutyrate hydrolase family protein, whose protein sequence is MRPRPLVGVTTYNEPASWGVWREVQAALVPQAYVDALRAAGARVVLLPPERDPSAEEIADLVGRLDALVVAGGADVDPVRYGEQPHAVLQPPRRDRDDLELALVQAAVAADLPLLGVCRGMQVMAVAAGGALEQHLPDVVGHAGHCPAPGEYASHGVRTADGSRLREVLGERVDVPTYHHQGVISHPGYAATAWADDGVVEAIEMPAARFRIGVQWHPEVGTDLRLFDALVMAAS
- the cimA gene encoding citramalate synthase, whose translation is MTHSSDFHVYDTTLRDGAQQEGLALSVHDKLAIAQHLDDLGVGFIEGGWPGAIPKDTEFFALAAQQLTLRNAVLAAFGATRRPGTTAAADPQVVALLESQAPVVTLVAKSHSRHVDLALRTTPAENLDMVRDTVDLLVREGRRVVLDAEHFFDGFLDDPKYAVEVVRVAAEAGAEVVTLCDTNGGMLPPQVADVVHEVIGTTGARLGIHCHNDTGCAVANTLAAVEAGATHVQGTLNGYGERTGNADLVTVVANLVIKQGREVLDPVRLREATRIAHAVSEITNVVPYSRQPYVGASAFAHKAGLHASALRIDPDLYQHTDPVAVGNDMRTLVSEMAGRASIELKGRELGYDLSGRDDLLARVTDRVKALEARGYTFDAADASFELILREEVEGARPHYFDVESWRVITDARGEETATSEATVKVVAGGRRVVATGEGNGPVNALDHALREALSSAYPELMRLQLIDFRVRILDAAHGSDAVTRVLIETSDGATSWETVGVAANIVEASWEALVDSISYGLMRQGIDPR
- a CDS encoding FCD domain-containing protein — encoded protein: MTKDAEPSAHRLPQAVLRPVRDGNAFEATVEQLATSVRLGVFVAGQQLPPERELAETLGVSRTTLREAIAALREAGMVQTRRGRGGGTVVTYRAPAQGEASGRDLAMTPEQMRDALDFRRVVEPGAAALAASRQLSAEQRSWLVACRQEVERAGDVAHHRQADSRLHLAIATLSGSDLLVSAVTQVQGMLHDMLGAIPVLAPNIGHSNEQHRAVVDAVLGGDPDGASLSMQEHCDATSALLRGLIA
- a CDS encoding glutamine synthetase family protein, producing MTSPLSLDDLRRMIDDGSVDTVVVAFTDMQGRLQGKRIHARFFLDRVLEHGTEGCNYLMAVDVDMNTVDGYAISSWNTGYGDMEFVLDLSTLRLTPWLPGSAMVQCDLRWIDGGEVEQSPRQVLKRQADRAAELGFTAFAGTELEFIVFDDTYESAWDNAYRGLTPANRYNVDYSILGGTRVEPLLRDIRNGMDAAGLTVESAKGECNLGQHEIAFLFDEVVRTADQHSVYKNGAKEIAALHGKSLTFMAKFDAREGNSCHIHMSLRGSDGAIVFDEGSGATPLFEHFVAGVLASLSELTLLYAPNINSYKRFAEGSFAPTAVAWGRDNRTCALRVVGHGAGLRLENRLPGGDLNPYLGLAAMLAGGLHGIEQRLELEPPCTGNAYTAGKPRVPGNLRAARDLFAASALAREAFGDAVVDHYVNAADVELAAFESAVTDWERFRGFERL
- a CDS encoding aldehyde dehydrogenase produces the protein MSHGDDPRTHDVIDPSTEQVVDTVELADVEQTDRAIERAAAAQRQWARLAPADRGRLLRRFADVVDSHIEDLARLEVRGAGHTIGNARWEAGNVRDVLAYYSAAPERLFGRQIPVADGIDVTFKEPLGVVGVIVPWNFPMPIAGWGFAPALAAGNAVVLKPAELTPLTAMMLGRLAVEAGLPEHLLSVVPGRGSVVGERFVTHPLVRKICFTGSTAVGQRIMRGAADQVKRVTLELGGKSANIVFADSDLERAAATAPYAVFDNAGQDCCARSRILVQRSVHDRFLELLESAVQKVRVGDPGADDAEMGPLISDGQRRTVRSFVEDAEQPVDVLFRGSAPEGAGFWYPPTVVRPRSVADPVWREEVFGPVVAVLPFDDEAEAIAMANDTAYGLSGSIWTRDVGRALRVSRGVEAGNLSVNSHSSVRYSTPFGGFKQSGLGRELGPDALDSFTEVKNVYIATGD
- a CDS encoding 3-oxoacyl-ACP reductase, which produces MSGRLDDRVCVVTGGCSGIGLATVRRFASEGGRVVVGDVDDARGPQVAAEVGGLYVHCDVTDAEQVEAMFRTAKDQLGSVDVAFNNAGISPPDDDSILETGIEAWRRVQEVNLTSVYLCCKAALPYMLEQGKGSIINTASFVAVMGAATSQISYTASKGGVLAMSRELGVQFARQGVRVNALCPGPVNTPLLQELFAADPERAARRLVHVPLGRFAEPDEIAAAVAFLASDDSSFITASQFLVDGGISGAYVTPL
- a CDS encoding amino acid permease — translated: MAAENVLDHDDLDDDARALAALGYKQELHRGMTGFSNFAVSFSIISILAGCITTYYLAMDAGGPMAITLGWPLVGVFVLCVALAMAEVCSAYPTAGGLYWWAGRLARRGNRVWAWYVGWFNFLGEVAVTAAIDFGAAITWMALLNLVFGLEVTTTSTFVAYAVILLLHGLLNTFGVNLVKVLSDVSAWWHLVGVLVIVVVLAVVPDQHQSLSWTFTEFRNNTGWTSGIYAFLIGLLMAQYTYTGYDASAHVAEETISAAREAPKGIVRSVWVSILAGWVLLIAVTASIQDYAAQRQSPTGLPPAQIFIDAAGQTTGEFLLLICAVAQFFCGMASVTANSRMSFAFSRDNALPGSRWWSKVNPRTGTPTNSIWLCVVCSLILASPALKSIVAYGAVTSIAVIGLYIAYVVPVLLRRLNPTFAPGPWNLGRWSPLIGWIAVVWVAFIVVLFMLPAYSPGTWGDASFNYAPVAVALVIVFATVTWFIGGRKHFLRDVPAGHDTKAPSEIFGA